The genomic DNA ACTTGACCGTAAAGGTAAAAATCCCCATATAGCAACTTTGACAGTTCACCCAGCTTACACTTGGTTGTATCCAGAATTGTTATCTCAACTAGCTCGCATTGCTCAAGATTTTCCTCAACAAGGACTACAATTGGCTTCTTCCGATTATCAGCCAGAACGGGAAGAGTATTTAGAAAGAATTGGTGCAAAGCGCATAGAACATACTTTAATTATGTCGCGCTCAGTTTGGCATAAAATTCGAGAATCAAAATTTGTTTCCTTAGAAGGAATTCAATGGACAGAAGTCCTCCAAGGACTACAACCAGCACGGAAACCCGTTCCTGGTGGGATGTCATGGCTACCAAAAGAACAGCACAGACCAGACCTACCAGCACCCAATAATTCGGAAATTGTTGCTTTTGGTCATCATCACGATACCTCTCACAAATCTCAACAGGTAGATACACAGGAGGAAAACAACTAGGGTGATACCTCAGCAGCAATCAAAATTTATCTCCGCTTTGGGTTTAGATGTGGGTAGTAAACGCATTGGTTTGGCAGGGTGTGATGGGACTGGCTTGATCGCAACTGGCTTAGTCACAATTGAGCGTAAATCATTTAAAGAGGATGTGGAAAAAATACAACAGATAGTGAATGAGCGCCAAGTGCAAATTCTAGTTGTAGGTTTACCATACTCCATGGATGGTTCTTTGGGCTTTCAGGCTCGTCATGTACAGAAATTTACCAACAGGCTGTCCCAAGCTCTACAACTACCCGTCGAATATGTAGATGAACGATTAACTTCTTTTCAAGCAGAACAGATGCTAATTGCAGAAAATCGTTCTCCTTCTCGTCACAAAGGTTTGATAGACCGTAAAGCCGCAGCTTTGATTCTGCAACAGTGGCTTGATACTAGGCGTATTAATACTAAAATTTCAGCAGAATTTTTTGAAGATTGATACCTTTTCACATGGTATCCTGAAAACTGTTACTCAATTGTATATCTAGCTTTTTAGTTGACATTTACTGTTATCAAACAGTTAAATGAAACTCGTAGGTTTGAGTATTGATAAATTTAGATAATGTGACTATGTATTCCTCTGGATTCCCTGAAGAAAATGACCGTGACGACGCTACTGCTATCACTTTAACAGATGAAAAGGAGCGGACTCTTGAATGTTATGTTGAGCATTCCCTTTCTGTGAATGGACAAGAATATGTTTTACTTTTACCTGTTGATTCTCCCATAGAAATTTTTGCTTGGCAGGGTAAAGGAGAAGAAGAAGAAGCTATTTTGGTAGAAGATGATGTCGAAATTGATGCTGTTTTTAGTACCGCTCAAGCAGTTCTTTCTGAGCAAAATTTGATGATTAAAAATACTGCTTATGCTTTGACAGTAGCAGGTGAATTGCCGCCAGTGGAAGAGTCAGAAATTTTCACCTTGGAAATTGAAGATGAAGAAACAGAGTTAGAACCGGAGCAGTTACAGCTACTGACTAATTTTTACCATCAAGATCAAGAGTATTCTATTTATACTCCCTTAGACCCGCTACTATTTTTTGCTCGGATCACTAACACAGGTAAACCTGAATTACTATCTCCTGAAGAATTTCGTCAAGTGCAACCACTTTTGGAGGAACATCTGTTCAACCAGGTTGAATAGTTAATATAGCAGGTAACAGGTAACAGTGATAAAAGCTTGCAAGAGGTTGTAAATTAGAAATTGCATTATATAACAGTCGAAAAGACGATTAAGATATTAACTGATGATAAAACTCAGAGCCTAAAAGTCTTTTCGTCCTTTTACCTGCTATCAGTGACTAACTAGGTGTCCTGCTGGAAAACTGGAGGTATGATTGCAAATTATGAAAGCTTGGACAAATCTCTTACAGCCTGACTTGATTTTAGATGGCTCAGTGCTGACCTTAACACCAGATATTGTTAAACAGCATGGATTAAAAGGGTTAGTTTTAGATGTAGATGACACCTTAGTCCCAGTGACAGTAAGTGCTGCTTCTCTAGAACTACAACAATGGGTAGCAGAAATACGTATTTATACTGATTTATACTTAGTAAGTAATAATCTTAGTGAATCCCGTATTGGTAGTATTGCTAGTTCCTTGGATATACCTTATTACTTAGGTGCTGCTAAACCCTCACGGCGTAAAATTAGGGCTGCACTTCAAGCCATGAATTTACCTGCAAATCAGGTGGCCATGGTAGGCGATCGCCTATTTACCGATGTGATAGCAGGCAATCGTTTAGGAATGTTCACTATTTTAGTTGAACCAATTGTTCATGGAGATACGGTTTTGCGTTCTCATCCCATCCGTAATTTTGAAGTTTGGGTATCAGAAATATTGGGTGCTTCGATCACTCCTAGATACACAAAAGTTAACAAAAATTGATGAATCAATAAAAAAGTAAATCTAAAGAAATACTTAAGAAATCTCGAACTTTTGAAGAAATCGGAGATTATAAGCATTAGTAACATGAGGTCAAGCAAATAAAGACCTTAACTAATAATAAGCAAATATAAAACCGTACAGCGTCAACCTTCACTATAGAGGGATTGGCGCTGTACAATTTTTTAGGCATTGACAAGGGACAAGAGACAGGTAAGAAAAGAAGCAGGAAACAAATGGCAACTGACTAATAACCAATGACTAATAACTAATAACTAATAACCAATGACTAAAACAATAGTTGTTAAAATCGGAACTTCTAGCCTGACACAACCAGAAACAGGACAATTAGCCCTTTCTACCATTGCATCTTTAACAGAAACCCTTTGTAATTTAAGAAACCAAGGACATCAAGTAGTTTTAGTTTCCTCCGGTGCTGTCGGTGTGGGCTGTGCGCGACTGGGTTTAACAGAACGTCCCAGAGCGATCGCCCTCAAACAAGCAGTAGCAGCCGTTGGACAAGGTCGCTTAATGCGTATTTATGATGACTTATTTACAACATTACAACAACCCATAGCCCAAGTATTATTAACTAGAGCAGATTTAGTACAACGTAGCCGCTATCTTAATGTTTATAATACCTTTCATGAATTATTAGGATTGGGAGTGATTCCCATAGTTAATGAAAATGATACAGTAGCAGTAGAAGAACTGAAATTTGGCGATAACGATACCCTCTCTGCTCTGGTTGCCAGTTTAGTAGAAGCAGACTGGTTATTTTTACTGACAGACGTTGATAAACTATATTCAGCAGATCCCCGGACAGTACCAGATGCTCGCCCCATTAACCTAGTCAGCAACATAGAAGACTTGCAAATTCAAACTGGGGGAAAGGGTTCACAGTGGGGTACTGGGGGGATGGTAACAAAAATATCTGCTGCGAGAATTGCGATCGCCGCTGGAGTGCGAACCGTCATCACTCAAGGACGTTCTCCTCATGACATCGAAAAAATTATTCAAGGGGAAGCAATAGGAACACATTTTGAACCCCAACCAGAACCCACATCAGCCAGAAAACGCTGGATAGCGTATGGTTTAGTTCCAGCAGGAAAATTATATTTAGACGATGGGGCAATTCACGCCATTTCTGAAGATGGAAAATCCTTATTAGCAGCAGGAATTAAAACTATAGAAGGGGAATTTGACAGCCAAGAAGCAGTGCAATTGTGTGATATTAACGGTCATGAAATTGCTAGAGGATTAGTGAATTATAACAGTGAAGAATTACAAAAAATTCGTGGTTGTCATTCACGGGATATTCAGGGGATTTTAGGTTATGTAGATGCAGATACCGTTATTCATCGGGATAATTTGGTTTTAATTTAATATAGAAAAGTAATCATAAAATCCTCTAATTCTTTGAGAAGTCAGGGATCTATATTTAATGATTTGGTATGATAAAATTAAGTGTATCACTAGGGAGAGTGAAAATATTATGACTCAAGCCTTAGAAACTTCTATTATTTTACCAGAAGAAGAACAACGCTTCTACCGTCGGGGAGTTAGTTGGGAAAAATTTCAAGCAATTCAAAATAGCTTTGAAAATGTGCCAGGGGTGCGTTTATTTTATTGCGAGGGAGTTTTAGAAATTGTGGGTGTTGGTAAAGCGCATGAATTTATAACATCTTTAATAGGTTTGTTACTGGCACAGTATTTTTTAGCTAAAGAAATTGAATTTTTCCCCAGTGGTAGTTATTCGCAGATAATTCCTGGTGTAGTTGAGTATCAAGCAGATTTATCTTATTGTTTGGAAACAGATAAAGAGCGACCAGATTTGTGTATTGAAGTAGTGATTACTAGCGGTAGTCCTATCAAATTACAGAAATACAAATTAATGCAAGTTCCCGAAGTTTGGTTTTGGGAAGATGGCACACTTGAGGTTTATTGCTTGCGAGAAGCAGAATATGAGAAAGTTAGTAATAGTGAATTATTACCAGAATTAGATTTATCGGCTCTCCTAGACTAGATATGACCATTTAACACTTAATACTTGGTTAAATTCATTATGTAACAAGAGATTCAATAAAATCAAAATAAATTTTTATTAAATCTATTGTTTTGGATTGATGGAATCATTGTATAGTAATTGTTTTAGCCGTTATTTTTTATTAAATTACCATAACCACTCTACGAGAGCCGATTTATCTTTATTGAGTCGTTGTTTGTTATTATCTTCACCCTTGGAAGCAGTTAGAGAATTTCGTCAGGGGATTTGAATTTATGATGAAATTTCCTAGAAATACTTAAATCTTTAATAACGAACCACAGAGACACAGAGGAAACAGAGGAAAAATATTTATCCTCGTTATCCTCGTTCACAGTTTCTACCTGGGAATGCAATCAATAAGGCTTTACCTTCTGCTAACATAAAAAGAGACTAGGAGAAAAACATCATGGTTTCTATTCCCAAAACAGCAACCCGTTTGTATGATACTGATTTTCTCGCATGGACACAACAAACAGCTGAATTAATCCGCGCTGAAAAATGGGATAGGGTAGATTGGGAAGCGGTTGTTGAGGAGATTGAAAGTTTGGGAAGGTCAGATAAACGAGAGTTAAAAAGCCGATTGGAGATATTATTACAGCATTTGCTAAAATGGCAATATCAGCCTAATTTACGAAGTGGTTATTGGCAAAATACAATTACAGAACAACGCAACCGCATTGAAGATTTATTACAAGATAGTCCTAGTCTTAATCCTTATTTAGAAGAAATATTAGCTGAGTGCTACCGCAGAGGTAAAAAACTAGCAAGTAACGAAACAGGAATTTCTCAAAATACCTTTCCAGCAGATTTACCTTACACTGTGACTCAAATTCTGGATATGGAATTTTTACCATAAACTGTATTCCCTGTCAGAGACAGGGAACAAGTAGCTAAACTTTTGACTGATTCAAATTCACAACATCTTGCAATCTAGAAATTACAAAAGACTTCTCTAAATAAGAGAACAAACCGCCAGCTTTGGGTCCCCGTTCTTTATTTAAAAATGCTAGATACAAAGCCTTAAAAGCATTAGCTGGAGGAACTTGTAACTCCTTAGTAGTTGAGAAAATCACCGTTTGCAATGCTTCCGCTTCCCAGTTAGCAGCATTTTCTAAATTCTCAGCTAATTTCTGCACATAACTTACCTGTTCAGCAGTTAAAGTATTAGCTTTTTCTGGTACTTCTTCTAAATACAGAACTAACTTTTCTTCCTCATCCGCGTAATCTTGCAACCATTTTTGAGCAGAAGCAATTCTTTGATCTACAATAAATTGATCATACTCAGTTAAAGGATTTGCAGTTCTTTGTACCACCTCATCCTGAATATTTAAACGGGGAACTTGCAACAGAGAAATTAAGGTACTGTAATCAAAAGGTTGGAAAGGTTTAATCTCATCACCCAACTGAGCATAAAACAAAGACATTAATTCCTCAGTTAATTCAGAATTATCCTGATACTTACTAATTAAAGTATCGTAATCCCTAAATAGACGGGTAACTGTGTCATAATTGGGAGAGAAATTAATTACTGTTTTCGGCTGAGTTCTTAACATCAAAAACCGTAATAACTCAGATGGTAATAAATCGGCAATTTCTTGCGCACTCGAACCCACACCCTTAGAAGAACTCATTTTTGTCCCATTGACAAGAATAAATTCATAGCGGGAATGGAAAGGAGGTTCTTTATCTAAAACTTTGCGAGAAATGGCATTAGCAACATCCCTAGAACCACCTTTTTGAGAATGGTCTTTACCTGCCATTTCAATAGTTACACCCAATACATCCCACTTAGCAACCCATTCCACTTTCCAAGGTAATTTTCCATTGCCATTAAAAGGAGAAACCCAACCAGAATGACCACAACCTTGTGTGTAGTTAGTTGCATCTGGTTGACAGGTGTAAAAAACCTCCGAACCGTTATAATCGGTCGTTACAGTTGTGGCAATTTTACCGCAATTTTCACAAATAACCTGAAAAGGATACCAGTTATCAGGACGGTCTGCTTTACTGACTTCTTTATATGCTTCTCTGACTAAGTGAGCATTTTTTAAGAAAGTATCAATGTAGGAATTAAGTTTACCAGAACGATATAAATCCCGTAAAAAATAAGTTTCTGGTTTAACTCCTAAATACTCAAAAATTTCAAAAAATTCGCCAATGAAATATTTAGCGTAATCACTCGCACCCTCACCAGGAGAAGGAACATTACACAGAGGAAAACCCAAATAAGGCTTAAATTTTTCCTTGTCTAAATATTTGGGAACGGTATCTAGTGCGTCGTAGTCATCCACACCGTATAAAAATTTCACGGGCTTACCTGCGTGTTTCAAGGCACGGTAAATAACATCATGAATAACCACACCCCGCAATGACCCGACGTGAACCCGTCCTGAAGGAGTCTTAGAATCATTAACTACCTGGAAACCTTGTGCATCAGCAGCGATTTTATCAGCCCAAAACATTAGACATTTTATATTTTGACAATTTCCCTATTTTAACTCTATGGGTTAGGTTGTTGATGATTTTTTTTTGGTTGTTTTTGAAGCCTAAATCAAACTGTGAAATAAATTTGCAATTTATAAATCTCATCCCAGACGTAGAGATTTTACTAACAAACATACTTTGGCAATAAGGCCTGGTCTATTCTCATTATTATTGAGAATGCTGTCAATAAATCAACGAATTTTGGTAATTTCAGCTAGGGTAGTTGACAGTATTGTGAGTTTTTGCTATTGTAATGATATGTCTAGAAATATATCCGCGCCTCATATATATTATAGTTTTGAACTTTTCAAGTTTAGATTTACAGGATGTAAGAAATTCCTGGGTGTAAATTTCCATCACGTCAACAGTAACAGTATTGGTTAAAATTGAAGTATAGAGTTGAGACTTGTTTTAGGTTTGAGGTTAGAAGCAATGACTCAGGAATTAATAGACCTCAGAAATAGTATTTTGCAAGGACATTACGCAGAAGCTTTAGAAATTGTGGATGAATTGGAAGGAATGAGCAAACAAGCTATTCTGCGAAATATCCAATCCTATTTAAAAATTTTATTGATTCATTTGATTAAAAACCAAGTAGAACGGAGATTAACAGCTTCTTGGGTTGCTTCTATTCGTAATGCTATTAGAGAAATTAAAAAGATAAATTTGAAGGATAATAAAAAATCCTATTATGTCAATGAAGATGAATGGAGTAATTTAATTGAGGAAGAAGTGATTGAGGATGCGATAGTTGATGCGAGTTTTGAGGTGATGAATGGTAAATATAGTCGTTCCCAACTTGCAGAAATTGTAGATAAGGATGAGATTTTAGCTACTGCTAATAAATTCTTGTCTTTAACTTATGTTTATTCTGCTAAGGAGTTACCTGTAATTATGGATGATTATATCAGTCAGTTAGTTGGTGGAGAAGATTTCTAAATCAGGATGTCCAGAATTCAAGGATGTACAGGATGGGGTTTGTAAATTGGTAGTGGGGATTTTTGGATGTCGGTGAAAATGAAGATGTTGCAAATTTAAACCCCTATATATATGGAGTCTGATTGCCGTTGTATTTTGGAAATTAATCCCAAATCCAAAATTGCAGAGCCTAAACATCATAAATCAAGACTCCTGAATTCTGCAATATGTGATTTACGACAACAGACAAGATTTTTAGAACATCAATTGATGCTACAACTTCAACTGATATACTACATGACTTTGGCTTTTAAAACTGCTACCTATCACCTGTTAAATCTGCTGAGTTTTAAACCTTTGATTTGACTGCGTGTTGTGAGGTTTGTAACTTTTCTAAACCCCAATCTGGTCGTAATTTAGCCGCTTGACGCAAATAAATGTGTTGAACAGGGGCAGAATTTGGCAAATAGGCGTGAATCAAAAATCGGATGCAGTGCTGTAAGCTGCCTTCAACGTGCATTTGCTGAACATCTAACATGGCTACACTATCCCATAAAGGACGACTGCGGGCGATCGCTGCTGGGAAAATAGCATCTAAATCACGGGTGACAGAAAAAGTAACACTTAAAATTTCTGTTGGTCGCAGTTTGTTCCGCTGTTCTAATTCATCAATTAATTCTGTCACTGCTTCTGTAATTGCTTCTACGCTATTTTCTGCAACGGTTGTTGCACCACGAATTGCCCGCATTTGCCAATCCACGTCCAAATTCCTCCTTAATTAGTAATTTAGTCATTAGTCAACAGTCATTAGTGCAACAATTGCTAACTAATGACTATTGATAATTAATCTACGGTCTATATAACCACAAGGGTAAACCACTTGTAGACATTTCAAATTCCCACCAATCAATTCCAGTCCTAATTCCAGATTTGGCCTGACGACTCCCTGGTAGAATCCGACCCAATAATGGTTTCCGTTCTTCTAGGGTATAGCAAGGTGTTTTCTCTGGATCAAGTCCTACTAATTCCGCAGTCCAACGTCGTGCTTCTTCTTCTGTTCCTAAACGGTCTACAAGTCCTAATTCTAAGGCTTGCTCTCCTGTAAAAATTCTCCCATCAGCGAAGGTTTTTACAGTCTCTACCTCTAGGGAACGAGCTTGAGCTACTGTTTGTACAAACTGCTGATAGCTGACATTGATCAACTCTTGCAATATGTCTTGTTCTGTTTCTGTTAGTTCCCGATCAAAAGACAAAATATCTTTATAAGGTCCGGATTTGATCACTTTAAAGGAAACACCTACTTTTTCTAGTAAGCGTTCTATGTTATTTCCCCGCAAAATTACGCCAATACTACCCGTAATTGTGCCTGGGTTGGACATAATGTGTTCCGCTCCCATGCCAATGTAAACACCACCAGAAGCCGATATATTGCCAAAACTGGCGACTATTTTCGTCTTTTTGCCTAATTGCTTCAGGGCGCTGTATATTTCTTGGGAGTCTCCCACCGTACCACCAGGACTGTCAATACGTAGCAGTAAAGCTGGAAACTTTTTTTCTTCTACGGTTTTTAGGGCTTCTAATACCCTTTTGCGGGTAGCACTAGCGATCGCACCAGTAATTTCAATCCGCGCAATTTGTTTACGAAACTTAGGTCTAAACGGCCAAATCATAAGTAATTTAATCAGCTAATCATAAATTTAATATAAGTTGTCCCGTGGTTAGCTGACTTCCTCTAAATCTTTTAATAAAAACAAGCCAGCAATTATCATGCTATTTATAATCTTAAGGTTTTTTTCATATTTTGTGTGTAGTTCTATTTGCTATATTTCTTCCTAGAGGGAAAAAATCTATAGATTTGTAAATCACTGCGAAAATCTGTAGCAGGGACTCTTTTATTAGTAACAAAGGCAAGCCATAAGTAAGCAAAAAAATTGCCACAACAAACGAGCTATACCAACTAATTAGGAAATCAGGAATAGCTTACCAATGTTTTATGGACTTAATTAAATTAAGTCTAGTTCTAATTTTGTGTGAACGGTACAAACTATATATTTAAGCTTGCAAGTATCTATAACGGAATTAAGAATCAATACGCAGAATTTGATAACGGTAGTAGGCATAGATATCAAATAAGCCACCGACAAAACCAAAAGTGAGACTAATCACCAATAGACCATTAACAGGACTACCAGTACCGAAAGTAGCGAGAAAATGCAGAATTTGAGAGGGGATATCTTCAGTTAGCCCTTGTAGTCCAGGAATAAAACCAGACACACAGAGACAAACTAAGATGCCTCCCACCAGAAACATAGGAGCGATAAAGCTAAAAACCGCAGTTAACAGCAAAGATCGCAAGAAACTAGTAAATATGCTCATCATCAGACATACTCCTAAAGCAAAGTAAAAGATCATAGAGGAACTCTAGGTCAATTTCTACATTACGTGCGATCGCCCCAGAAAAATCAATTTGTCAAAAATCTTAAGTTTTCATTAAAAGGTAAAGTTTATTTAACCATCGAATACAGGCAATATTCCCACAGATGTAAATCCCCCAAATCCTTGCTATATAAAGAACATATAAACTATGAAGACTTGTAAAAGACTAATTTTCATGTTTTACTGTCAATTTACTTTCTGAGAAATAATTTAAATTAAGTTAACGTTTCGGCAAGGACAGAGAGGGTGAAACAGAGGAAAATGACCCAATGCCCCATGACTAATGACTAGAACTTCCGCTATTCTGAAGACATTTACCGAGTTAACTCTAAAACATTGAGCCAGACTATCTTTAAATCCAGTTTAGGTGCATGGGTTCAGCGATTACTAGCAGCGATTTTTTTAGGTGGACAAGTAATAGTTCATCTCATGAAAGGAAAAATCCATCGCCGCAACACCCTAGAACAACTAGCCGCAGTTGGTCCAGACTCTCTATTTATTGCCTTACTCACAGCCATATTTGTGGGTGCTGTATTTACCATTCAAGTAGCCAGGGAATTTATCAACTTTGGCGCAGGAAATCTAGTCGGGGGAGTTTTAGCAGTAGCCCTCACCAGAGAACTAACACCCGTGCTGACCGCAGTAATTTTAGCCGGAAGGGTAGGCTCTGCCTTTGCAGCAGAAATAGGCACAATGAAAGTCACCGAACAAATTGATGCCCTATATATGCTGAAAACAGACCCCATTGATTATTTAGTCATTCCCCGGATTATTGCCTGTTTATTAATGTTACCCATCCTCACCCTACTATCCTTAATTACCGGAATGCTGGGAGGAATGATCATTGCCATCAACATTTATAACCTTTCCGATACAGTATTCTTAGACTCAGCCCGCAACTTTCTGGACATTTGGGACATATTGAGTGCCATGCTCAAAGCCAGTTGCTTTGGTGTTCTCATTGCCATCATTGGTTGTAGCTGGGGGTTAACTACCACAGGAGGAGCTAAAGGCGTAGGACAATCAACAACCACAGCCGTTGTTACTGCCTTGTTAATTATTTTTATTAGCAACTTTTTTCTATCATGGTTAATGTTCCAAGGCACAGGTGGAGGACTAAACCCAGGACTGTAATCAAGTTAAAAGTTAAAAGTCAAAATTAAAAAACTTATGATCACCGACAACTAACAAGGAGAAAATTGTGACCACTTCATCCGTGCCTAACAGCATATCTACAGTAGAACTCAAGCCAAGTTACAATATCCCTGTTGTGTTGGTATTGACTGCCATTCCTTTATTATTGCTGCAACCGTGGTTAGGGGGAATATTTGCCATACTAGGATTATTCCTGATGTTGCAAGCCGTAACATTGCGGTTTCAATTTACCGCCACCGACTTTGATATTTACCGTGGTGAAAAGTTAATTAAGCGTTTTCCTTACCAAGAATGGCAAAACTGGCGAATTTTTTGGCATAGAGTCCCCATCCTGTTTTATTTTAAAGAAATCAACAGTATTCACTTTTTACCGATTTTGTTTGACCCCAAAACCTTAAAATCTTGTTTAGAACAGCGTTGTCCACGAATTTAGTCCTGACTGCTTGCGGTTTATTTGCCTTTTAGAATTACATTATTGTTTATGAACCCAGAGGAATCCCAAACTCCCAAACTCACCGATGAATGGTGGGAAGAGACACCAGCAGAAAGTTCTACAGAGAAAATACAGGAAAACCTCTTAAAAGATGATGATTCAGCATTAGCAGCAGAAACAGCAACATCATTAGAGCAGTCACAACTAGATGCTGTTAATTTGGAGTCATCCACATTCCCTGAAGAACCTAAAATAGAACTGACACAAGAATCTAACAGTGAGTTGGTATCAGCCAAAGTAGAAACCGGGGTACAGTCAGATTTGGAACTTGATTCACTATACACACAAGCAACCCAGCGAGTAACTGAGTTACAAGCAACAGAAGCAGCTCTCAAAGCCGAAATTACCCAACTGCAAATTACCCACAAAACCCTCCAGGGACAAGTCAGCGAAACTCAAACAGCACTGTCAAAAATGGTGCAAGAGTCCTTAGAACTGTTAGAACAACGTAAACAGGCATTGCAAATTTCCGTCGAACAACTCGAAAGAAGACAAGAACGGATTCGTAATGAAATGCGAACTACTTTTGCAGGGACATCACAAGATTTAGCAATTCGGGTACAAGGTTTTAAAGACTACCTCACAGGCAGTTTACAGGATTTAGCCGCTGCCGCAGAGCAGTTACAACTTGTGCCACCGGTGAGAGAAAGAGAAAAACCTGTAGTCAGAGAAGCAAAAGCAGTAGAAAAACAACCCAGTACACTACAATTTTCTCAGCAGCAGTTTCAAGATACAAACAAACAAATTAGGCGTTTAATTGACCAATATCGCAATCAACCTGATTATTATGGTCCGCCTTGGCAGCTAAGACGCACTTTTGAACCTGTTCATGCAGAAAAAGTATCAAATTGGTTTTTTACCTTGGGTGGTAGAGGTGCTTTGCGGACTATGGGTAGCCGTTTGCAGAATATTTTGATTGCTTCATCGGCAATTTCGATATTACATAAATTATACGGTGGTAGTCTACGTACCCTAATTTTAGCCAATAGTCCAGAACGTTTGGGTGAATGGCGACGGGGTTTACAAGATTGTTTAGGGATTGGTCGTCCTGATTTTGGACCAGATAGAGGTGTGGTATTGTTTGAAGCATCTACAGCTTTAGCCCAAAAAGCGGAAAGATTAGTTAAATCTAATCAAATGCCTTTGATTATCGTTGATGATTCGGAAGAACAAATTAGTTTAGGTTTACTACAATTTCCATTGTGGTTGGCTTTTGCACCAGATCCGAAAATGATGCGAAATCGGGATTTTGATGATGATTTTTAATTAGTCATTAGTCATTAGTCATTAGTCATAGGTAATATTTACTTTTCTTTTGACTGTTGACTGATGAGTTCTAACTCTTGTTATAAATTATTAACTTCTGAACTATTCTCAAATCTCAAATTATGGTTATTTGGCTGTCTGTGTGTGGAGTATTTTTTTTCTTAGCTTATCTGTTGGGTTCTTTTCCTACTGGATATATTCTCGGTAAATTGTTAAAAGGAATTGATATCCGGGAAGTTGGTTCTGGCTCAACTGGTGCAACTAATGTGTTAAGAACTTTAGGTAAAGGACCAGGAGCATTTGTCTTGTTAGTTGATTGTTTGAAGGGAGTTTTAGCAATCAATCTAGTTGATGCTTTATTTAATCTAGCTCCCCAATATATCAACTATAATTTCATTCCAGAAAATTTAGATGTACAAATATGGCAACCTTTGTTAGTTACATTACTTGGTTCAGCGGCAATTTTAGGACATAGTAAATCTATCTTTTTAGGTTTTACTGGCGGTAAATCTGTGGCTACCAGTTTAGGTAT from Okeanomitos corallinicola TIOX110 includes the following:
- a CDS encoding MlaE family lipid ABC transporter permease subunit, whose translation is MSQTIFKSSLGAWVQRLLAAIFLGGQVIVHLMKGKIHRRNTLEQLAAVGPDSLFIALLTAIFVGAVFTIQVAREFINFGAGNLVGGVLAVALTRELTPVLTAVILAGRVGSAFAAEIGTMKVTEQIDALYMLKTDPIDYLVIPRIIACLLMLPILTLLSLITGMLGGMIIAINIYNLSDTVFLDSARNFLDIWDILSAMLKASCFGVLIAIIGCSWGLTTTGGAKGVGQSTTTAVVTALLIIFISNFFLSWLMFQGTGGGLNPGL
- a CDS encoding DUF3086 domain-containing protein, yielding MNPEESQTPKLTDEWWEETPAESSTEKIQENLLKDDDSALAAETATSLEQSQLDAVNLESSTFPEEPKIELTQESNSELVSAKVETGVQSDLELDSLYTQATQRVTELQATEAALKAEITQLQITHKTLQGQVSETQTALSKMVQESLELLEQRKQALQISVEQLERRQERIRNEMRTTFAGTSQDLAIRVQGFKDYLTGSLQDLAAAAEQLQLVPPVREREKPVVREAKAVEKQPSTLQFSQQQFQDTNKQIRRLIDQYRNQPDYYGPPWQLRRTFEPVHAEKVSNWFFTLGGRGALRTMGSRLQNILIASSAISILHKLYGGSLRTLILANSPERLGEWRRGLQDCLGIGRPDFGPDRGVVLFEASTALAQKAERLVKSNQMPLIIVDDSEEQISLGLLQFPLWLAFAPDPKMMRNRDFDDDF
- a CDS encoding DUF3119 family protein translates to MTTSSVPNSISTVELKPSYNIPVVLVLTAIPLLLLQPWLGGIFAILGLFLMLQAVTLRFQFTATDFDIYRGEKLIKRFPYQEWQNWRIFWHRVPILFYFKEINSIHFLPILFDPKTLKSCLEQRCPRI
- the aroH gene encoding chorismate mutase — encoded protein: MDWQMRAIRGATTVAENSVEAITEAVTELIDELEQRNKLRPTEILSVTFSVTRDLDAIFPAAIARSRPLWDSVAMLDVQQMHVEGSLQHCIRFLIHAYLPNSAPVQHIYLRQAAKLRPDWGLEKLQTSQHAVKSKV
- the plsY gene encoding glycerol-3-phosphate 1-O-acyltransferase PlsY, whose amino-acid sequence is MVIWLSVCGVFFFLAYLLGSFPTGYILGKLLKGIDIREVGSGSTGATNVLRTLGKGPGAFVLLVDCLKGVLAINLVDALFNLAPQYINYNFIPENLDVQIWQPLLVTLLGSAAILGHSKSIFLGFTGGKSVATSLGILLAMNWQVGLATFGVFLIVIASSKIVSLSSISGAVAVSILMILFKQPLAYILFSVAGSLYVIIRHRSNIERLLAGTEAKIGQKVEVKSQTSEVMTNQ
- the sppA gene encoding signal peptide peptidase SppA, with protein sequence MIWPFRPKFRKQIARIEITGAIASATRKRVLEALKTVEEKKFPALLLRIDSPGGTVGDSQEIYSALKQLGKKTKIVASFGNISASGGVYIGMGAEHIMSNPGTITGSIGVILRGNNIERLLEKVGVSFKVIKSGPYKDILSFDRELTETEQDILQELINVSYQQFVQTVAQARSLEVETVKTFADGRIFTGEQALELGLVDRLGTEEEARRWTAELVGLDPEKTPCYTLEERKPLLGRILPGSRQAKSGIRTGIDWWEFEMSTSGLPLWLYRP